The proteins below come from a single Anguilla rostrata isolate EN2019 chromosome 3, ASM1855537v3, whole genome shotgun sequence genomic window:
- the zgc:174862 gene encoding LOW QUALITY PROTEIN: LWamide neuropeptides (The sequence of the model RefSeq protein was modified relative to this genomic sequence to represent the inferred CDS: inserted 1 base in 1 codon) has product MGSVPAAKGKEALELYNKPPALVFIINPQLWSSIINPQLWSSIINPQLWRSIINPQLWSSIINPQLWSSIINPQLWSSIINPQLWSSIINPQLWSSIINPQLCSIINPQLWSSIINPQLWSSIINPQLWSSIINPQLWSSIINPQLCSIINPQLWSSIINPQLWSSIINPQLWSSIINPQLXVFIINPQLWSSIINPQLWSSIINPRLWGSIINPQLWSMCG; this is encoded by the exons ATGGGGTCCGTACCAGCAGCCAAGGGCAAAGAAG CTCTGGAGCTCTATAATAAACCCCCAGCTCTGGTCTTTATAATAAACCCCCAGCTCTGGAGCTCTATAATAAACCCCCAGCTCTGGAGCTCTATAATAAACCCCCAGCTCTGGAGGTCTATAATAAACCCCCAGCTCTGGAGCTCTATAATAAACCCCCAGCTCTGGAGCTCTATAATAAACCCCCAGCTCTGGAGCTCTATAATAAACCCCCAGCTCTGGAGCTCTATAATAAACCCCCAGCTCTGGAGCTCTATAATAAACCCCCAGCTCTG CTCTATAATAAACCCCCAGCTCTGGAGCTCTATAATAAACCCCCAGCTCTGGAGCTCTATAATAAACCCCCAGCTCTGGAGCTCTATAATAAACCCCCAGCTCTGGAGCTCTATAATAAACCCCCAGCTCTG CTCTATAATAAACCCCCAGCTCTGGAGCTCTATAATAAACCCCCAGCTCTGGAGCTCTATAATAAACCCCCAGCTCTGGAGCTCTATAATAAACCCCCAGC TGGTCTTTATAATAAACCCCCAGCTCTGGAGCTCTATAATAAACCCCCAGCTCTGGAGCTCTATAATAAACCCCCGGCTTTGGGGCTCTATAATAAACCCCCAACTCTG GTCTATGTGTGGATga
- the LOC135251867 gene encoding neural cell adhesion molecule 2-like isoform X3, whose translation MILTRVYFLGLFACSCQAVLQVSISLSKVELSVGESKFFTCTAIGEPVSVDWYSPQGERIVPSQRVLLHREGVRSRLTLYNVNVEDAGIYRCQATDASGQSQEATVVLEIYQKLTFRDVPSPQEFRQGEEAQVVCDVISSPVPIVSWFHKDQEITPELSDRFQILPSNKLRILRVGKEDEGVYRCEARVEARGEIDFRDISVIVNVPPVISVPQESFNATADYQESVTFTCRAHGSPEPEVSWQRRGRRIEPSDRFVVKAGGSSLTVKSITQEDGGSYTCTARNTAGHAHQDLFLKVFVQPSITVLLNVTAVEGSAAVISCTAEGDPLPDITWRRASDGRSFREGDRSADGRVEVHGHHGKSTLTVSAVGLLDRGRFDCEALSRIGGHQKSMYLDIEYMPVFVSDPTTYYSWEGNAVNLSCSVQAHPPAVLLWQRDRLTIGTATGGPGNARVHHAEGRSLLEVTPLANSDFGHYNCTARNSIGTRVQEFVLAQADVPSGPSVVRLSSVSQRTATVTFRTPESHGGVPIAHYVVRFRTPGAPHWRDVPSHGVETMVQLAGLEPNSTYEVCVAAVNGKGQGEFSRAESFQTLPIREPSPPLVQGQRGVGKAYRLGLFKQDDGGMPILEYIVKYKMEREERWMTKLVSGLNDFVQLQPLQWNARYEVEITARNIKGLSEPTYYHFTMPQRPDITADSVLSGLGLGAVVALGVAALLLLLVGVDVCCFFLRRCGVLMCITRKLRGKKSATCSKSKELEEGKAAYLKLPLKEENGKEALPTVATEIRVRGDGGGGGELLEDRCA comes from the exons CTGTGTTACAGGTGTCCATCTCCCTCAGCAAGGTGGAGCTGAGCGTCGGGGAGTCAAAGTtcttcacctgcacag cgATTGGAGAGCCGGTCAGTGTGGACTGGTACAGCCCCCAGGGGGAGCGTATCGTCCCGTCTCAGCGGGTGCTGCTGCACAGGGAGGGGGTCCGATCCCGCCTCACCCTCTACAACGTCAACGTCGAAGATGCCGGGATCTACCGCTGCCAAGCAACCGACGCCAGCGGCCAGAGCCAGGAGGCCACCGTGGTGCTGGAGATTTACC AGAAACTGACGTTTCGGGACGTGCCCTCACCTCAGGAGTTCCGGCAGGGGGAGGAGGCCCaggtggtgtgtgatgtcatcagctcACCTGTGCCCATCGTCTCCTGGTTCCACAAGGACCAGGAAATCACACCTGAGCTGTCTG atagGTTCCAGATTCTGCCCAGTAATAAGCTGCGGATTCTGCGGGTGGGTAAGGAGGACGAGGGGGTGTACCGCTGTGAGGCTCGGGTGGAAGCTCGTGGGGAGATCGACTTCAGAGACATCAGCGTCATCGTCAACG tccctccaGTAATCTCCGTACCTCAGGAGTCCTTCAATGCTACGGCTGACTATCAGGAATCTGTGACCTTCACCTGCAGAGCGCACGGATCACCTGAACCAGAGGTCTCCTGGCAAag gaggggCAGGCGGATCGAGCCCTCGGACCGGTTCGTGGTGAAGGCCGGGGGAAGCTCGCTGACGGTGAAGAGCATCACTCAGGAGGACGGGGGCTCCTACACCTGCACCGCTCGCAACACggccggccacgcccaccaggACCTCTTCCTCAAGGTGTTCG tgcagcCCAGCATCACGGTGCTGCTGAACGTGACGGCGGTGGAGGGCTCTGCTGCTGTCATCTCCTGCACTGCGGAGGGAGACCCGCTGCCTGACATCACCTGGAGGAGAGCCAGCGATGGGCGGAGcttcagagagggagacagg AGTGCAGACGGGCGGGTGGAGGTTCACGGGCATCATGGGAAATCCACTCTGACTGTGAGCGCCGTTGGGCTGCTGGACCGCGGACGCTTCGACTGCGAGGCCCTCAGCAGGATAGGAGGCCATCAGAAGAGCATGTACCTGGACATCGAGT ACATGCCGGTGTTTGTGAGCGACCCCACCACGTACTACTCCTGGGAGGGGAACGCGGTGAACCTCAGCTGTTCAGTGCAGGCGCACCCGCCCGCCGTGTTGCTatggcagagagacaggctgaCCATCGGCACGGCGACGGGGGGCCCCGGCAACGCCCGAGTCCACCACGCCGAGGGCCGCTCCCTGCTCGAG GTGACCCCGCTGGCAAACAGCGATTTTGGGCATTACAACTGCACCGCCAGGAACAGCATTGGGACCCGAGTTCAGGAGTTTGTCCTGGCTCAGGCAG ACGTTCCCTCGGGCCCCTCCGTGGTTCGGCTGAGCTCCGTGTCTCAGCGCACGGCCACCGTTACCTTCAGGACGCCGGAGTCGCACGGCGGGGTCCCCATCGCCCATTACGTGGTGAGGTTCCGCACCCCCGGCGCCCCCCACTGGAGGGACGTCCCGTCACACGGAGTCGAGA cgATGGTGCAGCTGGCAGGTCTGGAACCCAACAGCACGTACGAGGTGTGTGTGGCAGCCGTTAACGGGAAGGGGCAGGGCGAGTTCAGCCGTGCGGAGAGCTTCCAAACGCTGCCCATCC GAGAGCCCAGCCCCCCCTTGGTGCAGGGTCAGAGGGGTGTGGGGAAGGCCTACAGGCTGGGCCTGTTCAAGCAGGATGATGGGGGGATGCCCATCCTGGAGTACATCGTCAAATACAAGATG gagcgggaggagcgCTGGATGACTAAGCTGGTGTCGGGGCTGAATGACTTTGTGCAGCTGCAGCCCCTGCAGTGGAACGCTCGCTACGAGGTGGAGATCACCGCCCGCAACATCAAGGGCCTGTCCGAGCCCACCTACTACCACTTCACCATGCCCCAGCGACCGGACATCACCG CAGACTCGGTGTTGAGCGGGCTGGGGCTGGGCGCGGTGGTGGCGCTGGGCGTGGCcgcgctcctgctcctgctggtgGGCGTGGACGTGTGCTGCTTCTTCCTCCGCCGCTGCGGCGTGCTCATGTGCATCACCAGGAAGCTCCGGGGCAAGAAGAGCGCCACCTGCAGCAAGAGCAAAGAACTGGAGGAGGGAAAAGCCGCTTACCT GAAGTTGCCACTGAAGGAGGAGAACGGGAAGGAGGCCCTGCCGACGGTCGCCACGGAGATCCGGGTGCggggcgacggcggcggcggcggcgagctcCTGGAGGACCGGTGCGCGTAA
- the LOC135251867 gene encoding neural cell adhesion molecule 2-like isoform X1, with protein sequence MILTRVYFLGLFACSCQAVLQVSISLSKVELSVGESKFFTCTAIGEPVSVDWYSPQGERIVPSQRVLLHREGVRSRLTLYNVNVEDAGIYRCQATDASGQSQEATVVLEIYQKLTFRDVPSPQEFRQGEEAQVVCDVISSPVPIVSWFHKDQEITPELSDRFQILPSNKLRILRVGKEDEGVYRCEARVEARGEIDFRDISVIVNVPPVISVPQESFNATADYQESVTFTCRAHGSPEPEVSWQRRGRRIEPSDRFVVKAGGSSLTVKSITQEDGGSYTCTARNTAGHAHQDLFLKVFVQPSITVLLNVTAVEGSAAVISCTAEGDPLPDITWRRASDGRSFREGDRSADGRVEVHGHHGKSTLTVSAVGLLDRGRFDCEALSRIGGHQKSMYLDIEYMPVFVSDPTTYYSWEGNAVNLSCSVQAHPPAVLLWQRDRLTIGTATGGPGNARVHHAEGRSLLEVTPLANSDFGHYNCTARNSIGTRVQEFVLAQADVPSGPSVVRLSSVSQRTATVTFRTPESHGGVPIAHYVVRFRTPGAPHWRDVPSHGVETMVQLAGLEPNSTYEVCVAAVNGKGQGEFSRAESFQTLPIREPSPPLVQGQRGVGKAYRLGLFKQDDGGMPILEYIVKYKMEREERWMTKLVSGLNDFVQLQPLQWNARYEVEITARNIKGLSEPTYYHFTMPQRPDITADSVLSGLGLGAVVALGVAALLLLLVGVDVCCFFLRRCGVLMCITRKLRGKKSATCSKSKELEEGKAAYLSTGSKEPIVEMRTEEERIAHTDDGSPMNEPNETTPLTEPEKLPLKEENGKEALPTVATEIRVRGDGGGGGELLEDRCA encoded by the exons CTGTGTTACAGGTGTCCATCTCCCTCAGCAAGGTGGAGCTGAGCGTCGGGGAGTCAAAGTtcttcacctgcacag cgATTGGAGAGCCGGTCAGTGTGGACTGGTACAGCCCCCAGGGGGAGCGTATCGTCCCGTCTCAGCGGGTGCTGCTGCACAGGGAGGGGGTCCGATCCCGCCTCACCCTCTACAACGTCAACGTCGAAGATGCCGGGATCTACCGCTGCCAAGCAACCGACGCCAGCGGCCAGAGCCAGGAGGCCACCGTGGTGCTGGAGATTTACC AGAAACTGACGTTTCGGGACGTGCCCTCACCTCAGGAGTTCCGGCAGGGGGAGGAGGCCCaggtggtgtgtgatgtcatcagctcACCTGTGCCCATCGTCTCCTGGTTCCACAAGGACCAGGAAATCACACCTGAGCTGTCTG atagGTTCCAGATTCTGCCCAGTAATAAGCTGCGGATTCTGCGGGTGGGTAAGGAGGACGAGGGGGTGTACCGCTGTGAGGCTCGGGTGGAAGCTCGTGGGGAGATCGACTTCAGAGACATCAGCGTCATCGTCAACG tccctccaGTAATCTCCGTACCTCAGGAGTCCTTCAATGCTACGGCTGACTATCAGGAATCTGTGACCTTCACCTGCAGAGCGCACGGATCACCTGAACCAGAGGTCTCCTGGCAAag gaggggCAGGCGGATCGAGCCCTCGGACCGGTTCGTGGTGAAGGCCGGGGGAAGCTCGCTGACGGTGAAGAGCATCACTCAGGAGGACGGGGGCTCCTACACCTGCACCGCTCGCAACACggccggccacgcccaccaggACCTCTTCCTCAAGGTGTTCG tgcagcCCAGCATCACGGTGCTGCTGAACGTGACGGCGGTGGAGGGCTCTGCTGCTGTCATCTCCTGCACTGCGGAGGGAGACCCGCTGCCTGACATCACCTGGAGGAGAGCCAGCGATGGGCGGAGcttcagagagggagacagg AGTGCAGACGGGCGGGTGGAGGTTCACGGGCATCATGGGAAATCCACTCTGACTGTGAGCGCCGTTGGGCTGCTGGACCGCGGACGCTTCGACTGCGAGGCCCTCAGCAGGATAGGAGGCCATCAGAAGAGCATGTACCTGGACATCGAGT ACATGCCGGTGTTTGTGAGCGACCCCACCACGTACTACTCCTGGGAGGGGAACGCGGTGAACCTCAGCTGTTCAGTGCAGGCGCACCCGCCCGCCGTGTTGCTatggcagagagacaggctgaCCATCGGCACGGCGACGGGGGGCCCCGGCAACGCCCGAGTCCACCACGCCGAGGGCCGCTCCCTGCTCGAG GTGACCCCGCTGGCAAACAGCGATTTTGGGCATTACAACTGCACCGCCAGGAACAGCATTGGGACCCGAGTTCAGGAGTTTGTCCTGGCTCAGGCAG ACGTTCCCTCGGGCCCCTCCGTGGTTCGGCTGAGCTCCGTGTCTCAGCGCACGGCCACCGTTACCTTCAGGACGCCGGAGTCGCACGGCGGGGTCCCCATCGCCCATTACGTGGTGAGGTTCCGCACCCCCGGCGCCCCCCACTGGAGGGACGTCCCGTCACACGGAGTCGAGA cgATGGTGCAGCTGGCAGGTCTGGAACCCAACAGCACGTACGAGGTGTGTGTGGCAGCCGTTAACGGGAAGGGGCAGGGCGAGTTCAGCCGTGCGGAGAGCTTCCAAACGCTGCCCATCC GAGAGCCCAGCCCCCCCTTGGTGCAGGGTCAGAGGGGTGTGGGGAAGGCCTACAGGCTGGGCCTGTTCAAGCAGGATGATGGGGGGATGCCCATCCTGGAGTACATCGTCAAATACAAGATG gagcgggaggagcgCTGGATGACTAAGCTGGTGTCGGGGCTGAATGACTTTGTGCAGCTGCAGCCCCTGCAGTGGAACGCTCGCTACGAGGTGGAGATCACCGCCCGCAACATCAAGGGCCTGTCCGAGCCCACCTACTACCACTTCACCATGCCCCAGCGACCGGACATCACCG CAGACTCGGTGTTGAGCGGGCTGGGGCTGGGCGCGGTGGTGGCGCTGGGCGTGGCcgcgctcctgctcctgctggtgGGCGTGGACGTGTGCTGCTTCTTCCTCCGCCGCTGCGGCGTGCTCATGTGCATCACCAGGAAGCTCCGGGGCAAGAAGAGCGCCACCTGCAGCAAGAGCAAAGAACTGGAGGAGGGAAAAGCCGCTTACCT gagCACTGGGTCCAAGGAGCCCATTGTTGAGATGCGAACAGAAGAAGAGAGGATAGCTCACACGGATGATGGGAGCCCAATGAATGAGCCCAATGAGACCACACCCCTTACAGAGCCAGA GAAGTTGCCACTGAAGGAGGAGAACGGGAAGGAGGCCCTGCCGACGGTCGCCACGGAGATCCGGGTGCggggcgacggcggcggcggcggcgagctcCTGGAGGACCGGTGCGCGTAA
- the LOC135251867 gene encoding neural cell adhesion molecule 2-like isoform X4: MILTRVYFLGLFACSCQAVLQVSISLSKVELSVGESKFFTCTAIGEPVSVDWYSPQGERIVPSQRVLLHREGVRSRLTLYNVNVEDAGIYRCQATDASGQSQEATVVLEIYQKLTFRDVPSPQEFRQGEEAQVVCDVISSPVPIVSWFHKDQEITPELSDRFQILPSNKLRILRVGKEDEGVYRCEARVEARGEIDFRDISVIVNVPPVISVPQESFNATADYQESVTFTCRAHGSPEPEVSWQRRGRRIEPSDRFVVKAGGSSLTVKSITQEDGGSYTCTARNTAGHAHQDLFLKVFVQPSITVLLNVTAVEGSAAVISCTAEGDPLPDITWRRASDGRSFREGDRSADGRVEVHGHHGKSTLTVSAVGLLDRGRFDCEALSRIGGHQKSMYLDIEYMPVFVSDPTTYYSWEGNAVNLSCSVQAHPPAVLLWQRDRLTIGTATGGPGNARVHHAEGRSLLEVTPLANSDFGHYNCTARNSIGTRVQEFVLAQAAMVQLAGLEPNSTYEVCVAAVNGKGQGEFSRAESFQTLPIREPSPPLVQGQRGVGKAYRLGLFKQDDGGMPILEYIVKYKMEREERWMTKLVSGLNDFVQLQPLQWNARYEVEITARNIKGLSEPTYYHFTMPQRPDITADSVLSGLGLGAVVALGVAALLLLLVGVDVCCFFLRRCGVLMCITRKLRGKKSATCSKSKELEEGKAAYLSTGSKEPIVEMRTEEERIAHTDDGSPMNEPNETTPLTEPEKLPLKEENGKEALPTVATEIRVRGDGGGGGELLEDRCA; this comes from the exons CTGTGTTACAGGTGTCCATCTCCCTCAGCAAGGTGGAGCTGAGCGTCGGGGAGTCAAAGTtcttcacctgcacag cgATTGGAGAGCCGGTCAGTGTGGACTGGTACAGCCCCCAGGGGGAGCGTATCGTCCCGTCTCAGCGGGTGCTGCTGCACAGGGAGGGGGTCCGATCCCGCCTCACCCTCTACAACGTCAACGTCGAAGATGCCGGGATCTACCGCTGCCAAGCAACCGACGCCAGCGGCCAGAGCCAGGAGGCCACCGTGGTGCTGGAGATTTACC AGAAACTGACGTTTCGGGACGTGCCCTCACCTCAGGAGTTCCGGCAGGGGGAGGAGGCCCaggtggtgtgtgatgtcatcagctcACCTGTGCCCATCGTCTCCTGGTTCCACAAGGACCAGGAAATCACACCTGAGCTGTCTG atagGTTCCAGATTCTGCCCAGTAATAAGCTGCGGATTCTGCGGGTGGGTAAGGAGGACGAGGGGGTGTACCGCTGTGAGGCTCGGGTGGAAGCTCGTGGGGAGATCGACTTCAGAGACATCAGCGTCATCGTCAACG tccctccaGTAATCTCCGTACCTCAGGAGTCCTTCAATGCTACGGCTGACTATCAGGAATCTGTGACCTTCACCTGCAGAGCGCACGGATCACCTGAACCAGAGGTCTCCTGGCAAag gaggggCAGGCGGATCGAGCCCTCGGACCGGTTCGTGGTGAAGGCCGGGGGAAGCTCGCTGACGGTGAAGAGCATCACTCAGGAGGACGGGGGCTCCTACACCTGCACCGCTCGCAACACggccggccacgcccaccaggACCTCTTCCTCAAGGTGTTCG tgcagcCCAGCATCACGGTGCTGCTGAACGTGACGGCGGTGGAGGGCTCTGCTGCTGTCATCTCCTGCACTGCGGAGGGAGACCCGCTGCCTGACATCACCTGGAGGAGAGCCAGCGATGGGCGGAGcttcagagagggagacagg AGTGCAGACGGGCGGGTGGAGGTTCACGGGCATCATGGGAAATCCACTCTGACTGTGAGCGCCGTTGGGCTGCTGGACCGCGGACGCTTCGACTGCGAGGCCCTCAGCAGGATAGGAGGCCATCAGAAGAGCATGTACCTGGACATCGAGT ACATGCCGGTGTTTGTGAGCGACCCCACCACGTACTACTCCTGGGAGGGGAACGCGGTGAACCTCAGCTGTTCAGTGCAGGCGCACCCGCCCGCCGTGTTGCTatggcagagagacaggctgaCCATCGGCACGGCGACGGGGGGCCCCGGCAACGCCCGAGTCCACCACGCCGAGGGCCGCTCCCTGCTCGAG GTGACCCCGCTGGCAAACAGCGATTTTGGGCATTACAACTGCACCGCCAGGAACAGCATTGGGACCCGAGTTCAGGAGTTTGTCCTGGCTCAGGCAG cgATGGTGCAGCTGGCAGGTCTGGAACCCAACAGCACGTACGAGGTGTGTGTGGCAGCCGTTAACGGGAAGGGGCAGGGCGAGTTCAGCCGTGCGGAGAGCTTCCAAACGCTGCCCATCC GAGAGCCCAGCCCCCCCTTGGTGCAGGGTCAGAGGGGTGTGGGGAAGGCCTACAGGCTGGGCCTGTTCAAGCAGGATGATGGGGGGATGCCCATCCTGGAGTACATCGTCAAATACAAGATG gagcgggaggagcgCTGGATGACTAAGCTGGTGTCGGGGCTGAATGACTTTGTGCAGCTGCAGCCCCTGCAGTGGAACGCTCGCTACGAGGTGGAGATCACCGCCCGCAACATCAAGGGCCTGTCCGAGCCCACCTACTACCACTTCACCATGCCCCAGCGACCGGACATCACCG CAGACTCGGTGTTGAGCGGGCTGGGGCTGGGCGCGGTGGTGGCGCTGGGCGTGGCcgcgctcctgctcctgctggtgGGCGTGGACGTGTGCTGCTTCTTCCTCCGCCGCTGCGGCGTGCTCATGTGCATCACCAGGAAGCTCCGGGGCAAGAAGAGCGCCACCTGCAGCAAGAGCAAAGAACTGGAGGAGGGAAAAGCCGCTTACCT gagCACTGGGTCCAAGGAGCCCATTGTTGAGATGCGAACAGAAGAAGAGAGGATAGCTCACACGGATGATGGGAGCCCAATGAATGAGCCCAATGAGACCACACCCCTTACAGAGCCAGA GAAGTTGCCACTGAAGGAGGAGAACGGGAAGGAGGCCCTGCCGACGGTCGCCACGGAGATCCGGGTGCggggcgacggcggcggcggcggcgagctcCTGGAGGACCGGTGCGCGTAA
- the LOC135251867 gene encoding neural cell adhesion molecule 2-like isoform X2 has protein sequence MILTRVYFLGLFACSCQAVLQVSISLSKVELSVGESKFFTCTAIGEPVSVDWYSPQGERIVPSQRVLLHREGVRSRLTLYNVNVEDAGIYRCQATDASGQSQEATVVLEIYQKLTFRDVPSPQEFRQGEEAQVVCDVISSPVPIVSWFHKDQEITPELSDRFQILPSNKLRILRVGKEDEGVYRCEARVEARGEIDFRDISVIVNVPPVISVPQESFNATADYQESVTFTCRAHGSPEPEVSWQRRGRRIEPSDRFVVKAGGSSLTVKSITQEDGGSYTCTARNTAGHAHQDLFLKVFVQPSITVLLNVTAVEGSAAVISCTAEGDPLPDITWRRASDGRSFREGDRSADGRVEVHGHHGKSTLTVSAVGLLDRGRFDCEALSRIGGHQKSMYLDIEYMPVFVSDPTTYYSWEGNAVNLSCSVQAHPPAVLLWQRDRLTIGTATGGPGNARVHHAEGRSLLEVTPLANSDFGHYNCTARNSIGTRVQEFVLAQADVPSGPSVVRLSSVSQRTATVTFRTPESHGGVPIAHYVVRFRTPGAPHWRDVPSHGVETMVQLAGLEPNSTYEVCVAAVNGKGQGEFSRAESFQTLPIREPSPPLVQGQRGVGKAYRLGLFKQDDGGMPILEYIVKYKMEREERWMTKLVSGLNDFVQLQPLQWNARYEVEITARNIKGLSEPTYYHFTMPQRPDITDSVLSGLGLGAVVALGVAALLLLLVGVDVCCFFLRRCGVLMCITRKLRGKKSATCSKSKELEEGKAAYLSTGSKEPIVEMRTEEERIAHTDDGSPMNEPNETTPLTEPEKLPLKEENGKEALPTVATEIRVRGDGGGGGELLEDRCA, from the exons CTGTGTTACAGGTGTCCATCTCCCTCAGCAAGGTGGAGCTGAGCGTCGGGGAGTCAAAGTtcttcacctgcacag cgATTGGAGAGCCGGTCAGTGTGGACTGGTACAGCCCCCAGGGGGAGCGTATCGTCCCGTCTCAGCGGGTGCTGCTGCACAGGGAGGGGGTCCGATCCCGCCTCACCCTCTACAACGTCAACGTCGAAGATGCCGGGATCTACCGCTGCCAAGCAACCGACGCCAGCGGCCAGAGCCAGGAGGCCACCGTGGTGCTGGAGATTTACC AGAAACTGACGTTTCGGGACGTGCCCTCACCTCAGGAGTTCCGGCAGGGGGAGGAGGCCCaggtggtgtgtgatgtcatcagctcACCTGTGCCCATCGTCTCCTGGTTCCACAAGGACCAGGAAATCACACCTGAGCTGTCTG atagGTTCCAGATTCTGCCCAGTAATAAGCTGCGGATTCTGCGGGTGGGTAAGGAGGACGAGGGGGTGTACCGCTGTGAGGCTCGGGTGGAAGCTCGTGGGGAGATCGACTTCAGAGACATCAGCGTCATCGTCAACG tccctccaGTAATCTCCGTACCTCAGGAGTCCTTCAATGCTACGGCTGACTATCAGGAATCTGTGACCTTCACCTGCAGAGCGCACGGATCACCTGAACCAGAGGTCTCCTGGCAAag gaggggCAGGCGGATCGAGCCCTCGGACCGGTTCGTGGTGAAGGCCGGGGGAAGCTCGCTGACGGTGAAGAGCATCACTCAGGAGGACGGGGGCTCCTACACCTGCACCGCTCGCAACACggccggccacgcccaccaggACCTCTTCCTCAAGGTGTTCG tgcagcCCAGCATCACGGTGCTGCTGAACGTGACGGCGGTGGAGGGCTCTGCTGCTGTCATCTCCTGCACTGCGGAGGGAGACCCGCTGCCTGACATCACCTGGAGGAGAGCCAGCGATGGGCGGAGcttcagagagggagacagg AGTGCAGACGGGCGGGTGGAGGTTCACGGGCATCATGGGAAATCCACTCTGACTGTGAGCGCCGTTGGGCTGCTGGACCGCGGACGCTTCGACTGCGAGGCCCTCAGCAGGATAGGAGGCCATCAGAAGAGCATGTACCTGGACATCGAGT ACATGCCGGTGTTTGTGAGCGACCCCACCACGTACTACTCCTGGGAGGGGAACGCGGTGAACCTCAGCTGTTCAGTGCAGGCGCACCCGCCCGCCGTGTTGCTatggcagagagacaggctgaCCATCGGCACGGCGACGGGGGGCCCCGGCAACGCCCGAGTCCACCACGCCGAGGGCCGCTCCCTGCTCGAG GTGACCCCGCTGGCAAACAGCGATTTTGGGCATTACAACTGCACCGCCAGGAACAGCATTGGGACCCGAGTTCAGGAGTTTGTCCTGGCTCAGGCAG ACGTTCCCTCGGGCCCCTCCGTGGTTCGGCTGAGCTCCGTGTCTCAGCGCACGGCCACCGTTACCTTCAGGACGCCGGAGTCGCACGGCGGGGTCCCCATCGCCCATTACGTGGTGAGGTTCCGCACCCCCGGCGCCCCCCACTGGAGGGACGTCCCGTCACACGGAGTCGAGA cgATGGTGCAGCTGGCAGGTCTGGAACCCAACAGCACGTACGAGGTGTGTGTGGCAGCCGTTAACGGGAAGGGGCAGGGCGAGTTCAGCCGTGCGGAGAGCTTCCAAACGCTGCCCATCC GAGAGCCCAGCCCCCCCTTGGTGCAGGGTCAGAGGGGTGTGGGGAAGGCCTACAGGCTGGGCCTGTTCAAGCAGGATGATGGGGGGATGCCCATCCTGGAGTACATCGTCAAATACAAGATG gagcgggaggagcgCTGGATGACTAAGCTGGTGTCGGGGCTGAATGACTTTGTGCAGCTGCAGCCCCTGCAGTGGAACGCTCGCTACGAGGTGGAGATCACCGCCCGCAACATCAAGGGCCTGTCCGAGCCCACCTACTACCACTTCACCATGCCCCAGCGACCGGACATCACCG ACTCGGTGTTGAGCGGGCTGGGGCTGGGCGCGGTGGTGGCGCTGGGCGTGGCcgcgctcctgctcctgctggtgGGCGTGGACGTGTGCTGCTTCTTCCTCCGCCGCTGCGGCGTGCTCATGTGCATCACCAGGAAGCTCCGGGGCAAGAAGAGCGCCACCTGCAGCAAGAGCAAAGAACTGGAGGAGGGAAAAGCCGCTTACCT gagCACTGGGTCCAAGGAGCCCATTGTTGAGATGCGAACAGAAGAAGAGAGGATAGCTCACACGGATGATGGGAGCCCAATGAATGAGCCCAATGAGACCACACCCCTTACAGAGCCAGA GAAGTTGCCACTGAAGGAGGAGAACGGGAAGGAGGCCCTGCCGACGGTCGCCACGGAGATCCGGGTGCggggcgacggcggcggcggcggcgagctcCTGGAGGACCGGTGCGCGTAA